Proteins encoded by one window of Culicoides brevitarsis isolate CSIRO-B50_1 chromosome 2, AGI_CSIRO_Cbre_v1, whole genome shotgun sequence:
- the LOC134830619 gene encoding probable NADH dehydrogenase [ubiquinone] 1 alpha subcomplex subunit 12: MSNNLAGLGRIFRYIRENGGIRATISKLYRMDDVRTGRLVGTDKYGNKYYEDPSYFYSRNRWVEYAPHFHLDYDGSQIPAEWFGWMHYKTDLPPNRDGNRPHYKWMQDHSQNLSGTKDAYYPYSTTKEKIEAWDPKKAKSG; this comes from the exons ATGTCGAACAATTTGGCAGGATTGGGTCGTATTTTTCGTTACATCCGCGAAAATGGAGGAATTCGTGCTACTATATCCAAATTATATCG GATGGACGACGTCAGAACAGGTCGTTTAGTTGGAACCGACAAATACGGAAACAAATATTACGAAGATCCAAGCTACTTTTACAGCAGAAATCGTTGGGTTGAATATGCTCCTCATTTCCATTTGGATTACGATGGCAGTCAAATTCCCGCAGAATGGTTTGGATGGATGCATTACAAG acCGATTTACCTCCAAATCGTGATGGCAACCGCCCTCATTATAAATGGATGCAAGATCATagtcaaaatttgtcaggCACGAAGGATGCTTATTATCCATACTCAACAACTAAGGAAAAGATTGAAGCTTGGGATCCAAAGAAGGCAAAATCTGgttaa